The following proteins come from a genomic window of Aequorivita marisscotiae:
- a CDS encoding RrF2 family transcriptional regulator gives MFSKACQYGIKASVYIASQSELGNRVSLREIAYNVNSPEAFTAKILHQLAKQNILTSLKGPTGGFEIPKGRAAQIKLCNIVSAIDGDSIYVGCALGFDRCDARQPCPMHNKFVDIRDNLREMLENTSLLELANGLDVGMSFLKR, from the coding sequence ATGTTTTCAAAAGCGTGTCAGTACGGAATTAAAGCGTCGGTGTATATAGCCTCGCAGTCGGAGTTGGGCAATCGCGTTAGTTTACGGGAGATAGCCTATAATGTAAATTCACCTGAGGCATTTACAGCAAAAATACTTCACCAACTGGCAAAGCAGAACATTTTAACTTCCTTGAAAGGCCCAACTGGTGGCTTTGAAATACCAAAGGGGAGGGCAGCGCAGATAAAATTATGCAATATTGTATCGGCTATTGATGGTGATTCTATTTATGTAGGATGCGCACTTGGTTTTGACCGGTGTGATGCTCGCCAACCTTGCCCAATGCACAATAAGTTTGTTGATATTAGAGATAATTTAAGAGAAATGCTTGAAAATACGAGTCTTCTGGAATTGGCAAACGGACTGGATGTAGGAATGTCGTTTTTAAAGCGGTAA
- a CDS encoding RrF2 family transcriptional regulator — MFSKACEYGIRAVLFIAQQSKKDLRPNITEIAKAVNSPEPFTAKVCQQLAREGIILSKKGPNGGFYLEKDSTVKLADIVTVIDGDKIFTGCSLGLPECSSERPCPVHDQFMGVRDGLKHMCENTFVMDLASNLEEGETFLKL, encoded by the coding sequence ATGTTTTCGAAAGCCTGTGAATATGGCATTAGAGCGGTACTATTTATCGCGCAGCAGTCTAAGAAAGATTTGCGTCCTAATATCACTGAAATTGCTAAAGCGGTAAATTCGCCCGAACCATTTACAGCAAAAGTTTGCCAACAGCTAGCTCGGGAGGGTATAATCCTTTCTAAAAAAGGTCCTAATGGCGGTTTTTATCTAGAAAAGGATTCTACCGTTAAGTTGGCCGATATAGTTACAGTTATTGATGGCGATAAAATTTTCACGGGTTGCAGCTTGGGATTACCCGAATGTTCTTCAGAACGTCCTTGTCCGGTTCACGATCAATTTATGGGCGTACGCGATGGTTTAAAACATATGTGTGAAAATACCTTTGTGATGGATTTGGCTTCAAATTTGGAAGAAGGCGAAACTTTCTTAAAGTTATAA
- the ric gene encoding iron-sulfur cluster repair di-iron protein codes for MTTLQERTVADVVTENIKAAHVFKKYGIDFCCGGGVSITRACEKAKVDPAILLAELVNLNNAPDRASDYNSWKLDFLTDHIINVHHQYVEENSPLLLQYAKRVNHVHGSHYTELAEIEALVTQVVQAMAAHQKKEELILFPFIKKLVKAEREGAEVPPIHFGSVENPISMMEEEHEEAGEIMRKIAELSNNYTPPQGACNTYRAFFAKLDEFEQDLHHHIHLENNILFPKALKLEKKLKN; via the coding sequence ATGACAACACTTCAAGAACGCACCGTAGCCGATGTGGTTACCGAAAACATAAAAGCAGCACACGTATTTAAAAAATACGGTATAGATTTTTGCTGTGGCGGTGGGGTAAGTATTACTAGAGCTTGCGAGAAAGCCAAAGTAGATCCTGCAATATTGCTAGCCGAATTAGTAAACCTTAATAATGCTCCGGACCGTGCTTCGGATTACAATAGTTGGAAATTAGATTTTCTTACAGACCATATTATAAACGTACATCATCAATATGTAGAGGAGAACAGTCCGTTATTATTGCAATATGCAAAACGCGTAAATCATGTGCACGGGAGTCATTATACCGAACTTGCCGAAATTGAGGCATTGGTAACTCAAGTGGTTCAGGCAATGGCTGCGCACCAAAAAAAGGAAGAATTAATATTATTTCCTTTTATCAAAAAATTGGTAAAAGCTGAACGCGAAGGCGCTGAGGTTCCGCCAATTCATTTTGGAAGTGTAGAAAATCCTATTTCTATGATGGAAGAAGAGCACGAAGAAGCTGGCGAAATAATGCGCAAAATTGCCGAATTAAGCAATAACTATACGCCTCCACAAGGAGCTTGCAACACATATCGAGCCTTTTTTGCTAAATTGGACGAGTTTGAACAAGATCTTCACCATCACATCCATTTAGAAAACAATATTCTTTTTCCAAAAGCCTTAAAGCTTGAAAAGAAACTAAAAAATTAA
- the ccoS gene encoding cbb3-type cytochrome oxidase assembly protein CcoS, with protein MTIIYMLLTISLFVAIVFFALFVFSVKKGQYDDTYTPAVRMLFEDELVKEGKQPKNEGLKNKPSEKNEITNPDK; from the coding sequence ATGACCATCATTTACATGCTTTTGACTATCAGTCTGTTCGTGGCCATTGTGTTTTTTGCGCTGTTTGTTTTTTCAGTTAAAAAGGGACAATATGACGATACCTACACGCCTGCTGTACGAATGCTGTTTGAAGATGAGCTAGTAAAAGAAGGAAAGCAGCCAAAGAACGAAGGTTTAAAAAATAAGCCGTCTGAAAAAAATGAAATAACCAATCCAGATAAATAA
- a CDS encoding carboxymuconolactone decarboxylase family protein: MIKKRLDYNTTDPKAIKGLLELEKYVADSGLERSLYELVKLRASQINSCAYCIDMHSKDARKAGETEQRLYALSAWRETSFYSERERAALAWTEALTLISDNDVSDSLYKEVQKYFSEKEHVALTMAIVAINGWNRLAISFRKEPGSYNP; encoded by the coding sequence ATGATAAAAAAGAGATTGGACTATAATACAACTGATCCCAAGGCCATAAAGGGATTGTTGGAACTCGAAAAATATGTAGCAGATTCAGGACTAGAACGCAGTCTTTATGAACTTGTAAAATTACGTGCTTCACAGATTAATAGTTGTGCATATTGCATAGATATGCATTCCAAAGATGCACGTAAAGCGGGTGAAACCGAACAACGCCTTTATGCACTATCTGCTTGGCGAGAAACTTCGTTTTATTCTGAACGCGAACGTGCTGCTTTGGCTTGGACAGAAGCTCTGACCTTGATTTCTGACAACGATGTTTCCGATTCACTTTATAAAGAAGTTCAGAAGTATTTTAGCGAAAAGGAACATGTAGCGTTAACGATGGCAATTGTTGCAATTAATGGTTGGAACCGCTTGGCTATTAGCTTTCGGAAGGAGCCAGGAAGTTACAATCCTTAA
- a CDS encoding heavy metal translocating P-type ATPase, which yields MVNCFHCGDACLDVTITHDEKSFCCHGCKTVYDILHDNDLSYYYDLEKNPGISPQEIAGKFDFLDNEAIVEKLLEFNDGNMQIVSFVIPSIHCSSCIWILENLNKLSASVKSSQVNFPEKTIRISFSSEENSLKNLVLLLSRIGYEPYISLDDSNKKEKNIDRSLIYKLTIAGFAFGNIMFLSLPEYFEGSEFWLDQFKPFFRWLMFAFSLPVVFYAASGYFTSAYKGLRSKILNIDVPIALGVAVLFIRSTIDIVMNWGTGFFDSLTGLVFFLLLGKFFQQKTYSYLSFERDYKSYFPIAVTRLFKNEEGKTMEEQAEVYTVEKGDRLLIRNNEILPVDAILIKGNALIDYSFVTGEAEPISKQSGDKLFAGGRQQAGIVEVEVLKPVSQSYLTQLWSNDVFSKDKVGVFESLTDSISKRFTLTLLTIAFVATIFWIIVDPSKAFNVFTAVLIVACPCAIALAAPFTLGNVLRIFGRENLYLKEASVIEQMAKLDTVVFDKTGTLTTNQKNLITYEGVALSSAEKQLLTNTLRASSHPLSRSLYSILDKNDIHTLDEFEEEVGKGISARFNNNSIKVGSYEFVGAYDETITEVKNKTTVHISTNKTYKGCYIFNSEYRNGVAEVFSKLSHTKEIIVLSGDNEGERERLEAMLPKGVKLHFNQKPDDKLNFIKMLQKQGKKVLMIGDGLNDAGALKQSDVGFVISENTNVFSPACDGILEAAKFNKIADYLDFSKSGVKVIKWAFLLSLFYNLIGISFAVTGNLLPVVAAILMPLSSISIVVFTTVVTQYIGKKLRMNINNK from the coding sequence ATGGTAAACTGTTTCCATTGTGGAGATGCGTGTCTAGACGTAACCATAACACATGACGAAAAATCTTTTTGTTGCCATGGCTGCAAAACGGTTTACGATATTCTGCACGATAACGATTTAAGTTACTATTACGATCTTGAAAAAAATCCAGGTATTTCTCCCCAAGAAATCGCGGGAAAATTTGATTTTTTAGACAATGAAGCAATCGTTGAAAAACTATTGGAATTCAATGATGGCAATATGCAAATTGTATCTTTTGTTATTCCGTCTATCCATTGTAGCAGCTGTATTTGGATATTGGAGAACCTAAATAAATTAAGTGCTTCCGTTAAATCTTCGCAGGTTAATTTTCCTGAAAAAACAATTCGAATTTCTTTTTCTTCGGAAGAAAATTCACTTAAAAACTTAGTACTTCTTTTAAGTAGAATTGGATACGAGCCATATATTTCGCTCGATGATAGCAATAAAAAGGAAAAAAACATTGACCGAAGTTTAATTTACAAACTTACCATTGCTGGCTTTGCATTTGGGAACATTATGTTTTTATCGCTTCCCGAATATTTTGAAGGTTCGGAGTTTTGGTTAGACCAGTTTAAACCGTTCTTTCGCTGGTTGATGTTCGCTTTTTCATTACCTGTAGTATTTTACGCTGCGAGCGGATATTTTACTTCGGCATACAAAGGCTTACGATCAAAAATACTCAATATAGATGTGCCAATTGCTTTGGGTGTGGCCGTGCTATTTATTAGAAGCACCATCGATATCGTAATGAATTGGGGCACGGGCTTTTTCGACAGCCTTACGGGCTTGGTGTTCTTTTTATTGCTCGGTAAATTTTTTCAACAGAAAACCTATAGCTATCTCTCTTTTGAACGCGATTACAAATCGTATTTTCCGATTGCCGTTACCCGACTCTTTAAAAATGAGGAAGGAAAAACGATGGAGGAACAAGCCGAAGTTTATACAGTTGAAAAGGGCGACCGATTGCTAATTCGGAATAACGAAATTTTACCCGTAGATGCTATTCTTATAAAGGGAAATGCGCTAATTGACTACAGTTTTGTTACGGGTGAAGCGGAGCCAATTTCCAAACAGAGTGGCGATAAACTATTCGCAGGAGGCAGACAACAAGCAGGAATAGTTGAAGTAGAAGTTTTAAAACCTGTGTCGCAAAGTTATTTAACCCAGCTTTGGAGCAATGATGTTTTTAGTAAAGATAAGGTTGGAGTTTTTGAATCGCTCACCGATAGTATTAGCAAACGCTTTACATTAACGCTGCTTACGATTGCTTTTGTGGCCACTATTTTTTGGATAATTGTAGATCCGTCCAAGGCCTTTAATGTGTTTACCGCGGTACTTATTGTTGCTTGTCCGTGTGCCATTGCCTTGGCAGCTCCTTTTACTTTGGGGAATGTGCTTCGTATCTTTGGAAGAGAAAATCTGTATTTAAAAGAGGCTTCGGTAATAGAGCAAATGGCGAAGTTAGATACCGTAGTTTTTGATAAAACGGGAACGTTAACCACCAATCAAAAAAACCTGATTACCTATGAGGGTGTGGCACTTTCTTCAGCAGAAAAACAATTGTTAACCAATACACTACGGGCCTCGAGCCATCCATTAAGCAGATCGTTGTACAGCATTTTAGATAAAAACGATATTCATACATTAGACGAGTTTGAAGAGGAAGTAGGGAAGGGTATTTCGGCGCGTTTTAACAATAATTCAATTAAAGTTGGTTCGTATGAATTTGTTGGCGCTTACGATGAAACAATTACCGAAGTAAAAAACAAAACTACCGTTCATATTAGTACAAATAAGACGTATAAAGGCTGTTATATTTTTAATAGTGAATACCGAAATGGCGTGGCCGAAGTCTTCAGCAAGCTAAGCCATACTAAGGAAATTATTGTACTTTCGGGGGATAATGAGGGGGAGCGAGAACGTTTGGAGGCTATGTTGCCAAAAGGAGTGAAATTGCATTTTAACCAAAAACCCGATGACAAATTGAACTTTATAAAAATGTTGCAAAAACAGGGAAAAAAAGTGTTGATGATTGGCGATGGTCTCAATGATGCTGGTGCTCTAAAACAGAGCGATGTAGGATTTGTAATTTCAGAAAATACGAATGTGTTTTCGCCTGCCTGCGACGGAATTTTGGAGGCGGCTAAGTTTAATAAAATTGCAGATTATTTAGATTTTTCAAAAAGCGGAGTAAAGGTTATTAAATGGGCGTTTTTACTCTCGTTGTTTTATAATTTAATAGGAATTTCATTTGCGGTTACGGGCAACTTACTGCCAGTGGTTGCAGCAATCCTAATGCCATTGAGTTCTATTAGTATTGTTGTTTTTACAACAGTTGTTACTCAGTATATAGGGAAAAAATTAAGAATGAATATAAATAACAAATAG
- a CDS encoding SDR family oxidoreductase, which translates to MKIQNKTAIVTGASSGLGAAISKALIQEGVTVFGIARNSDTLQKLQNNIGSKFVPVTLDITDNTAVKKWVATTFSEEKSPDILVNNAGSGSFGKIDEMPSEEWYKMINTNLNGMYCITSEIVKLMKAQKESSHIVNIGSILGITTRAEGAAYSATKYGISGFSEALFKELRGDNIKVTCLNPGSINTRFFKSSGIQSHENMLQAEDIASTILHILETPNNMLISEMTVRPLNPKPPE; encoded by the coding sequence ATGAAAATTCAGAATAAGACAGCTATCGTTACAGGAGCCAGCAGCGGGCTTGGAGCAGCTATTTCAAAAGCGTTGATACAGGAAGGAGTTACGGTTTTTGGAATTGCTAGAAATAGTGATACACTTCAAAAGCTACAAAATAATATAGGAAGCAAATTTGTTCCCGTTACGCTTGATATTACAGATAATACAGCGGTTAAAAAGTGGGTGGCAACTACTTTTTCCGAAGAAAAATCTCCGGATATTTTGGTCAATAATGCCGGTTCGGGTTCCTTTGGAAAAATTGACGAAATGCCGTCTGAGGAATGGTACAAAATGATAAACACCAACCTCAATGGAATGTATTGTATTACTTCTGAAATTGTAAAATTAATGAAAGCCCAAAAAGAGAGTTCCCACATTGTAAACATTGGTTCTATTCTGGGAATTACCACTCGAGCAGAAGGCGCGGCTTATTCTGCTACAAAGTATGGTATAAGTGGGTTTAGTGAGGCACTTTTTAAGGAGTTAAGAGGCGACAACATTAAAGTAACTTGTTTAAACCCCGGTTCTATCAATACACGGTTTTTTAAAAGCTCAGGAATACAGTCGCACGAAAATATGTTACAGGCAGAAGACATTGCTTCTACAATTTTGCATATTCTAGAAACACCCAACAATATGTTGATAAGTGAAATGACGGTAAGACCGCTTAACCCGAAACCACCGGAATAG
- a CDS encoding flavodoxin reductase, producing the protein MKNEPVKISQIKHLTHDVLQIVTEKPAEAHFKPGQATEIFIDKPGWQNEGRPFTFTCLPTDGYLEFAIKTYPEHEGVTNELLSLKKGDRLIVNEIFGAIEYKGEGIFIAGGAGVTPFISIFRDLNTKNKLGANKLIFANKTMEDIILKNEFQEMLGENFINILSKEKTEKYANGQISEDFIKKHGGSLNSYFYLCGPPPMMDAVEKHLAHLNVPTDKVIKEAF; encoded by the coding sequence ATGAAAAACGAGCCTGTAAAAATTAGCCAAATAAAACATCTAACGCACGATGTGTTACAAATTGTAACAGAAAAACCGGCGGAAGCCCACTTTAAACCAGGTCAAGCTACCGAAATTTTTATTGATAAACCGGGTTGGCAGAATGAGGGAAGACCGTTTACATTTACTTGTTTGCCAACAGATGGGTATTTGGAATTTGCCATAAAAACTTATCCCGAACACGAGGGAGTTACCAATGAGCTACTCAGTTTAAAAAAGGGCGACAGGTTAATTGTGAATGAAATTTTTGGTGCGATTGAATATAAAGGCGAAGGAATATTTATCGCCGGTGGCGCAGGAGTTACGCCGTTTATTTCCATTTTTCGAGATTTAAATACAAAAAATAAATTAGGCGCGAACAAACTTATTTTTGCAAATAAGACTATGGAAGATATTATCTTGAAAAACGAATTTCAAGAAATGCTTGGTGAGAACTTTATTAATATTCTTTCCAAAGAAAAAACTGAGAAATACGCCAACGGTCAGATTTCGGAAGATTTTATTAAAAAGCACGGTGGCTCATTGAACTCCTATTTTTATCTATGCGGCCCCCCACCAATGATGGATGCCGTTGAAAAACATTTGGCGCACTTAAATGTTCCTACCGACAAAGTAATAAAAGAGGCGTTTTAA
- a CDS encoding acetyl-CoA hydrolase/transferase family protein translates to MQIVSAQEAVSIVKSNNRVFFQGAAMTPNLLIDTLCERYQELKNVEIIQIHTHGQALFTQAPYTDAFKLSSCFVGDNVRKGVNTIHGDYIPVFLSEIHWLFRRNILPLDVAFIQVSTPDKHGYCSLGVSVDVTLPAIQTAKHVVALINPNVPRTHGDGIIHISSIDFGVEINTPIYASVLGEPSEIEATIGRNVAALVEDGATLQMGIGNIPNAVLHNLGNHKRLGIHTEMFSDGILPLVEKGIITGEDKEIKTGKIVTCFAMGTKKLYDFIDDNPIVHFKEAGYTNDTAIIRRNPKVTAINSAIEIDLTGQVCADSIGMYQYSGVGGQMDFIRGASLSEGGKPIIAMPSVTNKGISKITPFLKEGASVTTTRAHVHYVVTEYGVVNLYGKGLEQRAKALISIAHPDHREALEREAKKRFHN, encoded by the coding sequence ATGCAAATTGTTTCCGCCCAAGAGGCTGTATCTATAGTAAAATCTAATAATCGCGTGTTTTTTCAGGGTGCTGCGATGACTCCAAATTTGTTGATAGACACTCTGTGTGAGCGCTATCAGGAACTGAAAAACGTTGAAATTATCCAAATTCACACCCACGGCCAGGCGTTGTTTACGCAGGCGCCATATACCGATGCTTTTAAACTTTCAAGCTGTTTTGTGGGCGATAATGTTCGGAAAGGTGTGAATACAATTCACGGCGATTATATTCCCGTATTTCTAAGTGAAATCCATTGGCTTTTCAGAAGAAATATCCTTCCATTAGATGTGGCCTTCATTCAAGTTTCTACGCCAGACAAGCACGGCTACTGTTCTTTGGGAGTTTCGGTAGATGTTACCTTGCCTGCAATTCAGACTGCAAAACACGTGGTGGCCCTTATTAATCCCAATGTGCCAAGAACCCACGGCGATGGCATAATTCATATAAGTAGTATAGATTTTGGAGTAGAAATAAATACTCCAATCTACGCTTCTGTTTTAGGGGAACCCTCAGAAATTGAAGCAACAATAGGTAGAAATGTAGCCGCATTGGTTGAAGATGGCGCCACCTTGCAAATGGGCATCGGGAATATTCCAAATGCGGTACTTCATAATTTGGGCAATCACAAAAGATTGGGAATCCATACCGAAATGTTCAGCGACGGAATACTTCCTCTGGTAGAAAAGGGAATTATTACAGGCGAAGACAAGGAAATAAAGACTGGTAAAATAGTAACCTGTTTCGCTATGGGCACCAAAAAATTATACGATTTTATTGATGATAACCCAATAGTTCATTTTAAGGAAGCTGGCTATACAAACGATACTGCAATAATTCGTCGTAATCCAAAAGTTACCGCCATAAACAGTGCCATTGAAATAGATTTAACGGGGCAGGTTTGCGCAGATAGTATAGGAATGTATCAATATTCTGGCGTGGGTGGACAGATGGATTTTATTCGCGGTGCTTCGCTTTCGGAAGGAGGGAAGCCCATTATTGCTATGCCTTCGGTAACCAATAAAGGCATTTCAAAAATCACCCCATTCTTAAAGGAAGGAGCCAGCGTAACAACTACTAGGGCGCACGTACATTACGTAGTTACGGAATACGGGGTTGTAAACTTATATGGAAAAGGATTGGAACAACGGGCCAAAGCATTGATTTCCATAGCGCACCCCGATCATCGTGAGGCTTTGGAGCGGGAAGCTAAAAAACGCTTTCACAATTAA
- a CDS encoding hemerythrin domain-containing protein has protein sequence MEKTKPIKRHVALQPLSRQHHFGLLFSWKLRKGFHKNIETKRLQQYAKWFFKHEIEPHFKDEEKYLFPILEADNELIERALKEHRRLKRLFNNTKDPERSLHQLEEELDAHIRFEERVLFNEIQKVATEAQLKKIEEIHSNLEETPEYDDPFWE, from the coding sequence ATGGAAAAAACAAAACCAATTAAAAGACACGTTGCCTTACAACCGCTTAGCAGACAACATCATTTTGGGCTATTGTTCAGTTGGAAACTTCGCAAAGGTTTTCATAAAAATATTGAAACAAAACGTTTGCAGCAATATGCAAAATGGTTTTTTAAGCATGAAATAGAGCCTCATTTTAAAGATGAAGAAAAATATCTTTTTCCCATACTCGAGGCCGATAACGAATTAATAGAACGCGCCTTAAAAGAACATAGGCGCCTAAAACGATTGTTTAACAATACTAAAGACCCAGAGCGGTCCCTTCACCAACTGGAAGAGGAGTTGGATGCCCATATACGTTTTGAGGAACGTGTTCTTTTTAATGAAATTCAAAAAGTGGCCACCGAAGCACAACTTAAGAAAATTGAAGAAATACATAGTAATCTTGAGGAGACTCCGGAATATGACGATCCTTTTTGGGAATAA